A DNA window from Drosophila biarmipes strain raj3 chromosome 2R, RU_DBia_V1.1, whole genome shotgun sequence contains the following coding sequences:
- the LOC108030138 gene encoding LOW QUALITY PROTEIN: ornithine decarboxylase antizyme (The sequence of the model RefSeq protein was modified relative to this genomic sequence to represent the inferred CDS: deleted 1 base in 1 codon), translated as MTTSSDTVARQSERQNQSLLGDPVFSSGFVRREFNDSGIADGKLRTISTSSCATTMSSDSYRISLGVGPLWWSDVPVHHRTDHDRASLLAGYSRKSSVDSAGGSLYEASSRASSLSSSESDCSDLESQPDIHSLCSDDDCQEVLRQILQHDQPVQITIKLHVTEDQYTNWNTILNPVNNLLYVALPKDLPPAGSKQTFISLLEFAEDKLEVDGIVMSMPKDRPDRARLVESFLFMGFEPLSRKAPQAPPAAINDNENYYFFLNMEE; from the exons ATGACGACATCCAGCGACACGGTGGCCAGGCAGTCGGAGCGCCAGAACCAGAGCCTCTTGGG CGACCCAGTCTTTAGTAGTGGCTTCGTTAGAAGAGAATTTAATGACAGCGGAATTGCCGATGGCAAACTCCGCACCATCTCGACTTCGTCTTGCGCCACGACCATGTCATCGGACTCCTACCGCATCTCTCTCGGCGTAGGGCCTCTGTGGTGGTCC GATGTCCCTGTCCACCACAGAACAGATCACGATAGGGCATCGCTCTTAGCGG GCTACAGCCGGAAGTCTTCGGTCGACTCGGCTGGTGGCAGCCTGTACGAGGCCAGCTCCCGGGCGTCGTCGTTGTCGTCCTCCGAGTCGGATTGCTCCGACTTGGAGTCGCAGCCCGACATCCATTCGCTGTGCTCGGACGATGATTGCCAGGAAGTGCTGCGCCAGATCTTGCAGCACGACCAGCCGGTGCAGATCACCATCAAGCTGCACGTGACCGAGGACCAGTACACCAATTGGAATACGATTTTGAACCCAGTCAACAACTTGTTGTATGTCGCCCTGCCGAAGGACCTTCCGCCGGCCGGCTCCAAGCAGACCTTCATCTCGCTCCTGGAGTTCGCCGAGGATAAGCTGGAGGTGGACGGCATCGTTATGTCTATGCCCAAGGATCGGCCAGACCGGGCTCGCCTCGTCGAGTCGTTCCTGTTCATGGGCTTCGAGCCGCTGTCCAGGAAGGCACCGCAGGCACCACCGGCAGCCATTAACGACAATGAGAACTACTACTTCTTCTTAAACATGGAGGAGTAG
- the LOC108030139 gene encoding small nuclear ribonucleoprotein Sm D3 yields MSIGVPIKVLHEAEGHIITCETITGEVYRGKLIEAEDNMNCQMTQITVTYRDGRTANLENVYIRGSKIRFLILPDMLKNAPMFKKQTGKGLGGTAGRGKAAILRAQARGRGRGGPPGGGRGSGGPPGAPGGSGGRGAWQGGPTGGRGRGGL; encoded by the exons ATGTCGATCGGGGTGCCCATCAAAGTGCTGCACGAGGCCGAGGGCCACATAATCACTTGCGAGACCATCACCGGCGAGGTGTACCGCGGCAAGCTCATCGAGGCAGAGGACAACATGAACTGCCAGATGACCCAGATCACGGTCACCTACCGCGACGGGCGCACCGCCAACCTGGAGAACGTCTACATCCGCGGCTCCAAGATCCGCTTCCTCATACTGCCCGACATGCTCAAGAACGCCCCGATGTTCAAGAAGCAGACGGGCAAGGGCCTCGGGGGAACGGCGGGCAGGGGCAAGGCGGCCATTCTGCGCGCACAGG CTCGTGGCAGAGGAAGAGGCGGGCCGCCGGGCGGAGGAAGAGGCAGCGGAGGACCGCCAGGAGCCCCGGGCGGCAGCGGCGGACGCGGAGCTTGGCAGGGAGGACCCACCGGCGGACGGGGACGCGGCGGCCTTTAG
- the LOC108030140 gene encoding histidine-rich glycoprotein: MLKAIIVLATILVAVALATQPLEENEWSHHLNHKRQLSQHHHKPQEARHSAKEHVSHGKQVHQVVSHLKEHKDHAHGKSTSPRKSRQANKKEQGHKRSHHQKEHHKHQESHSRKARSHSGGSQHHHKRHAGSRRH, encoded by the exons ATGTTGAAGGCG ATTATTGTCTTAGCCACTATTCTGGTGGCCGTGGCCTTGGCCACTCAGCCCCTGGAGGAGAACGAGTGGAGTCACCACCTGAACCACAAGCGCCAGTTGTCCCAGCACCACCATAAGCCACAGGAGGCGAGGCACTCGGCCAAGGAGCACGTCAGCCATGGCAAGCAGGTGCACCAGGTCGTCTCCCACCTCAAGGAGCACAAAGACCACGCCCATGGAAAGTCCACCTCCCCCAGGAAGAGCAGGCAGGCCAATAAGAAGGAGCAGGGCCACAAGAGGAGCCACCATCAGAAGGAGCACCACAAGCACCAGGAGAGCCACTCCCGGAAAGCCCGATCCCACTCGGGTGGCAGCCAGCACCACCACAAGAGGCACGCGGGGTCGCGTCGCCACTAG
- the LOC108029991 gene encoding neuropeptide-like protein 30 — MAKFFSILLCLAIIGSIAAGPIEDKKAAEAGDLSTADTIGYGYYAAPSPLYYGGYGYGGGYKYGGYHGYGGYGGYRSYGGGFYRPRIYPVWG; from the exons ATGGCAAAG TTTTTTTCCATCCTTTTGTGCCTGGCTATTATTGGATCCATAGCTGCAGGACCTATAGAG GATAAAAAAGCTGCGGAGGCGGGTGATCTTTCCACCGCCGATACCATTGGCTACGGATACTATGCGGCTCCATCGCCTCTTTATTACGGCGGATATGGGTATGGTGGGGGCTACAAGTACGGAGGCTACCATGGGTATGGCGGCTACGGCGGATACCGCAGCTACGGAGGCGGCTTCTACCGCCCGCGAATTTACCCCGTGTGGGGCTAA
- the LOC108030058 gene encoding pre-mRNA-processing-splicing factor 8: MSIPPYMIPQNAWAAQLMAQQAYAAAHAQQAQLHAQQQMANQIQQIPPPGAPLPPPTGHPNGIPIPAGGQGPGLGQIPTPKPDILTEEKLQEKALKWQHLQSKRFAEKRKFGFVDTQKEDMPPEHIRKIIRDHGDMTSRKYRHDKRVYLGALKYMPHAVLKLLENMPMPWEQIRDVQVLYHITGAITFVNEIPWVVEPVYIAQWGTMWIMMRREKRDRRHFKRMRFPPFDDEEPPLDYADNVLDVEPLEAIQIELDNDEDHAVYKWFYDHRPLVDTQFVNGTTYRKWNLSLPQLATLYRLANQLLTDLVDNNFFYLFDPKSFFTAKALNMAIPGGPKFEPLIKDHNVGDEDWNEFNDINKVIIRQPIRTEYRIAFPYLYNNMPHFVHLSWYHTPNVVYIKTEDPDLPAFYFDPLINPISHRNANSKIQEPLPDDDEDFTLPDDVQPFLVDTPLYTDNTANGIALLWAPRPFNMRSGRSRRAIDVPLVKCWYKEHCPPGHPVKVRVSYQKLLKYYVLNALKHRKPKPQKKRYLFRSFKATKFFQTTTLDWVEAGLQVCRQGYNMLNLLIHRKNLNYLHLDYNFNLKPVKTLTTKERKKSRFGNAFHLCREILRLTKLIIDSHVQYRLNNVDAFQLADGLQYIFAHVGQLTGMYRYKYKLMRQIRMCKDLKHLIYYRFNTGPVGKGPGCGFWAPGWRVWLFFMRGITPLLERWLGNLLSRQFEGRHSKGVAKTVTKQRVESHFDLELRASVMHDIVDMMPEGIKQNKARTILQHLSEAWRCWKANIPWKVPGLPIPIENMILRYVKMKADWWTNTAHYNRERIRRGATVDKTVCKKNLGRLTRLYLKAEQERQHNYLKDGPYISPEEAVAIYTTTVHWLESRRFAPIPFPPLSYKHDTKLLILALERLKEAYSVKSRLNQSQREELGLIEQAYDNPHEALSRIKRHLLTQRAFKEVGIEFMDLYSHLIPVYEVEPLEKITDAYLDQYLWYEADKRRLFPPWIKPSDTEPPPLLAYKWCQGINNLQEVWDVGEGECNVLLESRFEKLYEKIDLTLLNRLLRLIVDHNIADYMTAKNNVVINYKDMNHTNSYGIIRGLQFSSFITQYYGLVLDLLVLGLHRSSEMAGPPQMPNDFLTFQDAVTETAHPIRLYCRYVDRIHLFFRFSAEEARDLIQRYLTEHPDPNNENIVGYNNKKCWPRDARMRLMKHDVNLGRAVFWDIKNRLPRSVTTIGWESTFVSVYSKDNPNLLFNMSGFECRILPKCRTQNEEFTHRDGVWNLQNEITKERTAQCFLRVDDESLGRFHNRVRQILMASGSTTFTKIVNKWNTALIGLMTYFREAVVNTQELLDLLVKCENKIQTRIKIGLNSKMPSRFPPVVFYTPKELGGLGMLSMGHVLIPQSDLRWSKQTDVGITHFRSGMSHDEDQLIPNLYRYIQPWESEFIDSQRVWAEYALKRQEANAQNRRLTLEDLEDSWDRGIPRINTLFQKDRHTLAYDKGWRIRTEFKQYQVLKQNPFWWTHQRHDGKLWNLNNYRTDMIQALGGVEGILEHTLFKGTYFPTWEGLFWEKASGFEESMKYKKLTNAQRSGLNQIPNRRFTLWWSPTINRANVYVGFQVQLDLTGIFMHGKIPTLKISLIQIFRAHLWQKIHESIVMDLCQVFDQELDALEIETVQKETIHPRKSYKMNSSCADILLFPAYKWNVSRPSLLADTKDTMDNTTTQKYWLDIQLRWGDYDSHDVERYARAKFLDYTTDNMSIYPSPTGVLIAIDLAYNLHSAYGNWFPGCKTLIQQAMAKIMKANPALYVLRERIRKALQLYSSEPTEPYLSSQNYGELFSNQIIWFVDDTNVYRVTIHKTFEGNLTTKPINGAIFIFNPRTGQLFLKIIHTSVWAGQKRLGQLAKWKTAEEVAALIRSLPVEEQPKQIIVTRKGMLDPLEVHLLDFPNIVIKGSELQLPFQACLKVEKFGDLILKATEPQMVLFNLYDDWLKTISSYTAFSRLILILRALHVNTERTKIILKPDKITITEAHHIWPTLTDEEWIKVEVQLKDLILADYGKKNNVNVASLTQSEIRDIILGMEISAPSAQRQQIAEIEKQTKEQNQLTATTTRTTNKHGDEIITSTTSNYETQTFSSKTEWRVRAISATNLHLRTNHIYVSSDDIKETGYTYILPKNILKKFVTISDLRAQIAGYLYGVSPPDNPQVKEIRCIVMPPQWGTHQTINLPNTLPTHQYLKDMEPLGWIHTQPNELPQLSPQDITTHAKIMQENSNWDGEKTIVITCSFTPGSCSLTAYKLTPSGFEWGSKNTDKGNNPKGYLPSHYERVQMLLSNKFLGFFMVPAQSSWNYNFMGVRHDPNMKYELQLANPKEFYHELHRTSHFLLFSNLEDGGDGAGADREDVYA, from the exons ATGTCCATTCCGCCGTACATGATACCGCAGAATGCGTGGGCAGCGCAGCTGATGGCCCAGCAGGCGTACGCGGCGGCCCATGCCCAGCAGGCCCAGCTGCacgcccagcagcagatggccaaCCAGATCCAGCAGATTCCGCCGCCGGGAGCACCCCTACCGCCGCCTACGGGCCACCCCAACGGGATTCCCATCCCGGCCGGCGGCCAGGGACCCGGACTGGGCCAGATTCCCACGCCCAAGCCGGACATCCTCACCGAGGAGAAGCTGCAGGAGAAGGCGCTCAAGTGGCAGCATCTGCAGTCCAAGCGATTCGCCGAGAAGCGCAAGTTTGGCTTCGTGGACACCCAGAAGGAGGACATGCCGCCGGAGCACATCCGGAAGATCATTCGCGATCACGGAGACATGACCTCGCGCAAATATCGCCATGACAAGCGAGTCTATCTGGGCGCCCTGAAGTATATGCCGCATGCTGTGCTCAAGCTGCTGGAGAACATGCCCATGCCCTGGGAGCAGATCCGGGATGTCCAGGTGCTGTACCACATCACGGGGGCCATCACCTTTGTCAACGAGATTCCCTGGGTCGTTGAGCCTGTCTACATAGCCCAATGGGG AACCATGTGGATCATGATGCGGCGTGAGAAGCGCGATCGTCGTCATTTCAAGCGCATGCGATTCCCGCCCTTCGACGATGAGGAGCCGCCTCTGGACTATGCCGACAACGTTCTCGATGTGGAGCCCTTGGAGGCCATTCAAATCGAGCTGGACAACGATGAAGACCATGCCGTGTACAAATGGTTCTACGATCATCGTCCTCTAGTGGATACGCA GTTTGTAAACGGCACCACTTACCGCAAGTGGAATCTTTCCCTGCCCCAGCTAGCCACTCTGTATCGGCTGGCCAATCAACTGCTCACCGACCTGGTGGACAACAACTTCTTTTATCTCTTTGACCCCAAAAGTTTCTTCACCGCCAAGGCCTTAAACATGGCCATCCCAGGTGGTCCCAAATTTGAACCCCTCATCAAGGATCACAATGTTGG cgACGAGGACTGGAACGAGTTCAACGACATAAACAAAGTCATAATCCGGCAGCCCATTCGCACGGAATATCGCATTGCCTTCCCCTATTTATACAACAACATGCCACACTTTGTACATCTGAGCTG GTATCACACTCCCAACGTGGTCTACATCAAGACCGAAGATCCTGATTTGCCGGCATTCTACTTTGATCCGCTCATTAATCCCATATCGCATCGCAATGCGAACTCCAAAATTCAGGAGCCACTgcctgatgatgatgaggatTTCACACTTCCGGACGATGTGCAGCCGTTCCTGGTAGACACTCCCCTCTATACTGACAACACTGCAAACGGCATTGCCTTGTTGTGGGCCCCGCGCCCCTTTAACATGCGCTCTGGCCGTTCCCGCCGTGCCATCGATGTGCCGCTAGTCAAGTGCTGGTACAAGGAGCATTGTCCACCTGGCCACCCGGTTAAGGTGCGCGTTAGCTACCAAAAACTGCTCAAATACTATGTGCTCAATGCGCTGAAGCACCGCAAGCCAAAGCCGCAAAAGAAACG CTACCTCTTCCGCTCGTTCAAGGCTACGAAATTCTTCCAGACCACCACGCTGGATTGGGTGGAGGCTGGTCTGCAGGTCTGCCGTCAGGGATACAACATGCTGAACCTCCTGATTCACAGAAAGAACCTCAACTACTTGCATCTGGATTACAATTTCAACTTGAAACCCGTTAAGACTCTAACCACGAAAGAGCGTAAAAAGTCACGTTTCGGAAATG CCTTCCATTTGTGTCGTGAGATCCTGCGTCTGACCAAACTAATTATTGACTCGCATGTTCAGTATCGACTAAACAATGTGGACGCCTTTCAGTTGGCCGACGGACTGCAGTACATATTCGCCCACGTTGGCCAGCTGACTGGCATGTATCGCTACAAATACAAGTTGATGAGGCAGATTAGGATGTGCAAGGATCTGAAGCATTTGATCTACTATCGCTTCAACACAGGACCCGTGGGCAAGGGACCCGGTTGCGGCTTTTGGGCGCCCGGTTGGCGAGTCTGGCTGTTCTTCATGCGTGGCATCACACCGCTTCTGGAACGCTGGCTGGGCAACCTGTTGTCGCGTCAATTCGAAGGACGACACTCCAAGGGTGTGGCCAAGACGGTGACCAAACAGCGCGTCGAATCCCACTTCGATCTTGAGTTGCGTGCCTCCGTGATGCACGACATTGTGGACATGATGCCCGAGGGCATCAAGCAGAACAAGGCGCGTACCATTTTGCAGCATCTGTCGGAGGCATGGCGTTGCTGGAAGGCGAACATTCCGTGGAAAGTACCCGGACTGCCCATTCCCATTGAGAATATGATCCTGCGTTACGTGAAGATGAAGGCCGATTGGTGGACGAACACGGCCCACTACAATCGAGAGCGTATCCGACGTGGAGCCACTGTGGACAAGACCGTGTGCAAGAAGAATCTGGGGCGATTGACGCGTCTTTACTTGAAGGCGGAGCAGGAGAGGCAGCACAACTACCTGAAGGATGGTCCCTACATATCaccggaggaggcggtggccatCTACACCACTACGGTGCATTGGCTGGAGTCGCGTCGCTTTGCGCCCATTCCCTTCCCTCCGCTTTCGTACAAGCACGACACCAAGCTGCTGATCCTGGCCCTCGAGCGGTTGAAGGAGGCGTACAGCGTAAAGTCTAGGTTGAATCAAAGTCAGCGAGAGGAGCTGGGGCTCATTGAACAGGCCTACGACAATCCTCACGAGGCCCTGTCCCGCATCAAGCGTCATTTGCTCACGCAGCGAGCTTTCAAGGAGGTTGGCATTGAGTTCATGGACTTGTACAGTCACCTGATACCAGTGTATGAGGTCGAACCCCTGGAGAAGATTACAGATGCATATCTGGATCAGTATCTGTGGTATGAGGCAGACAAGCGAAGACTGTTCCCGCCATGGATCAAACCCAGCGATACGGAGCCCCCACCATTGCTGGCCTACAAGTGGTGTCAAG gaATTAACAACCTGCAAGAGGTTTGGGATGTTGGTGAGGGCGAGTGCAATGTGCTGCTGGAGTCTCGATTCGAAAAGCTGTACGAAAAGATTGACTTGACGCTGCTCAATCGTTTGCTCCGCCTGATTGTCGATCACAATATCGCTGATTACATGACCGCCAAAAACAACGTGGTGATCAACTACAAGGACATGAACCACACCAACAGTTACGGCATCATTCGCGGCCTACAGTTCTCATCGTTCATCACGCAGTACTATGGCCTGGTGTTGGATCTTTTGGTTCTGGGTCTCCACCGATCCAGCGAGATGGCTGGTCCGCCACAGATGCCCAACGATTTCCTGACGTTCCAGGACGCAGTCACAGAAACGGCACATCCCATTCGACTGTACTGTCGCTACGTCGATCGCATTCACCTGTTCTTTAGGTTCTCGGCGGAGGAGGCGCGGGATCTCATCCAGCGCTACCTTACCGAGCATCCGGATCCTAACAACGAAAATATTGTGGGCTACAACAACAAGAAGTGCTGGCCGCGTGATGCCCGCATGCGTTTGATGAAGCACGATGTCAACCT tggtcgCGCTGTCTTCTGGGACATTAAGAACCGTCTGCCTCGCTCTGTGACCACAATTGGTTGGGAGAGCACCTTCGTCTCGGTGTACTCCAAAGACAATCCCAATCTGCTGTTCAACATGAGTGGATTCGAGTGTCGCATTTTGCCAAAG TGTCGCACCCAGAATGAAGAGTTTACCCATCGTGATGGCGTTTGGAATTTGCAGAACGAAATCACAAAGGAGCGCACGGCTCAGTGCTTCCTGCGGGTTGACGATGAGTCGCTGGGGCGCTTCCACAACCGTGTGCGGCAGATTCTGATGGCTTCCGGCTCCACTACCTTCACAAAG ATTGTGAATAAATGGAACACTGCGCTCATTGGTCTGATGACCTACTTCCGCGAGGCTGTGGTCAACACCCAGGAACTGCTGGACTTACTGGTCAAGTGCGAGAACAAAATCCAGACCCGTATCAAGATTGGCCTCAACTCCAAAATGCCTTCCCGTTTCCCGCCAGTTGTGTTTTACACTCCCAAGGAACTGGGCGGTCTGGGAATGTTGAGCATGGGTCACGTCCTGATTCCGCAATCCGATCTGCGTTGGTCCAAGCAAACGGATGTGGGCATTACTCATTTCCGCTCCG GCATGTCCCACGATGAGGATCAGCTTATTCCCAATTTATATCGGTACATTCAGCCGTGGGAGAGTGAGTTCATCGACTCGCAGCGCGTGTGGGCGGAGTATGCGTTGAAGCGACAGGAGGCGAATGCTCAGAACCGACGGCTCACGCTGGAAGATCTGGAGGACAGCTGGGATCGTGGTATTCCGCGAATCAACACACTCTTCCAAAAGGATCGTCACACACTGGCCTACGACAAGGGCTGGCGTATTCGAACGGAGTTCAAGCAGTACCAGGTGCTGAAGCAGAATCCCTTCTGGTGGACTCATCAGCGTCACGACGGCAAGCTGTGGAATTTGAACAACTACCGAACGGACATGATCCAGGCCCTGGGAGGAGTGGAGGGCATTCTGGAGCACACATTGTTTAAGGGCACCTACTTCCCCACTTGGGAGGGTCTCTTCTGGGAGAAGGCCTCCGGCTTCGAGGAGTCGATGAAGTACAAGAAGCTGACCAATGCTCAGCGATCCGGTCTCAACCAGATTCCGAATCGTCGTTTCACACTGTGGTGGTCGCCGACCATCAATCGTGCGAACGTCTACGTCGGATTCCAGGTGCAGCTCGATCTGACGGGTATCTTCATGCACGGAAAGATTCCCACGCTGAAGATCTCGCTAATTCAGATCTTCAGAGCCCATTTGTGGCAGAAGATCCACGAGTCGATTGTGATGGATCTGTGTCAGGTGTTCGATCAGGAACTGGATGCTTTGGAGATCGAGACGGTGCAAAAGGAGACGATCCATCCGCGTAAGTCCTACAAGATGAACTCCTCTTGTGCGGACATCCTGCTTTTCCCCGCTTACAAATGGAATGTGTCGCGGCCCTCACTGCTGGCCGACACCAAGGACACCATGGACAACACCACCACGCAGAAGTACTGGCTGGATATCCAGTTGCGATGGGGCGATTACGATTCGCACGATGTGGAGCGCTATGCGAGGGCCAAGTTCCTCGACTACACCACGGACAACATGTCCATCTATCCGTCGCCCACGGGCGTGCTGATAGCCATTGATTTGGCGTACAATCTGCACTCCGCCTACGGCAACTGGTTCCCGGGCTGCAAGACCCTTATTCAGCAAGCCATGGCTAAGATCATGAAGGCGAATCCCGCGCTCTACGTGCTGCGTGAGCGCATCCGCAAGGCGCTGCAGCTCTACTCTTCGGAACCAACGGAGCCATACCTCAGCTCTCAGAATTACGGAGAGCTGTTCTCCAACCAGATCATCTGGTTTGTGGACGACACCAACGTGTACCGCGTGACAATCCATAAGACCTTCGAGGGAAATCTTACAACGAAGCCAATTAACGGAGCAATCTTCATCTTCAATCCGCGAACGGGTCAGCTCTTCCTGAAGATCATTCACACCTCTGTGTGGGCGGGTCAGAAGCGTCTGGGCCAACTGGCCAAGTGGAAGACTGCTGAGGAAGTGGCGGCTCTCATTCGATCGTTGCCCGTGGAGGAGCAGCCTAAACAAATCATTGTGACGCGCAAGGGCATGTTGGATCCCCTGGAGGTGCACTTGCTCGATTTCCCCAACATTGTGATCAAGGGCTCTGAGCTGCAACTGCCCTTCCAGGCTTGCCTTAAAGTGGAGAAGTTTGGTGACTTGATTCTCAAGGCTACCGAGCCCCAGATGGTGCTCTTTAATCTGTACGATGATTGGCTGAAGACTATTTCGTCGTACACGGCCTTCAGTCGCCTTATCCTCATTCTGCGTGCCCTCCACGTCAATACGGAGAGGACAAAGATCATCCTGAAACCGGATAAGATCACCATCACTGAGGCGCATCATATTTGGCCCACTCTGACGGACGAGGAATGGATCAAGGTGGAGGTTCAGCTGAAGGACCTCATTCTCGCCGATTACGGCAAGAAGAACAACGTGAACGTGGCCTCGTTGACTCAGTCCGAGATTCGTGACATCATCCTTGGTATGGAGATCAGCGCTCCGTCGGCGCAGCGCCAACAGATCGCCGAGATCGAGAAGCAGACCAAGGAGCAAAACCAACTGACGGCCACCACCACGCGTACCACAAACAAGCACGGTGACGAGATTATCACCTCTACTACATCCAATTACGAGACGCAGACGTTCAGTTCGAAGACAGAGTGGCGAGTCCGAGCGATTTCTGCCACCAACCTGCACCTGCGAACGAACCACATTTATGTGAGCTCCGACGACATCAAGGAAACTGGCTACACCTACATCCTGCCCAAGAACATACTCAAAAAGTTTGTCACGATCTCGGATTTGCGTGCCCAGATTGCGGGCTACTTGTATGGCGTGAGTCCGCCGGACAACCCACAGGTGAAGGAGATCCGCTGCATCGTAATGCCGCCGCAGTGGGGCACCCACCAGACGATCAACCTGCCCAATACCCTGCCCACGCACCAGTACCTTAAGGACATGGAGCCGCTGGGCTGGATCCACACGCAGCCCAACGAGTTGCCGCAATTGTCGCCGCAGGACATCACGACGCACGCGAAGATCATGCAGGAGAACTCCAACTGGGATGGCGAGAAGACGATCGTGATCACATGCTCCTTCACGCCCGGATCCTGCTCCCTAACGGCCTACAAGCTGACGCCCTCGGGCTTCGAGTGGGGCTCCAAGAACACGGACAAGGGCAACAATCCCAAGGGCTATCTGCCGTCGCACTATGAACGCGTTCAGATGTTGTTGTCAAACAAGTTCCTCGGCTTCTTCATGGTGCCGGCGCAGAGCAGCTGGAACTACAACTTCATGGGCGTGCGCCACGATCCCAACATGAAGTACGAACTGCAGCTGGCCAACCCGAAGGAGTTCTACCACGAACTCCACCGCACCTCGCACTTCCTGCTCTTCTCGAATCTCGAGGACGGCGGCGATGGGGCCGGCGCGGATCGGGAGGATGTGTACGCGTAG
- the LOC108030062 gene encoding dynein axonemal light chain 4 isoform X1, which translates to MADEEAGKEGEKKIVHVYPLVKHSDMTEEMRIEAIELSITACEKYSSNYEHAAKIIKENMDKKFGIYWHVVVGEGFGFEVSYETENILYLFFAGNLAIVLWKCS; encoded by the exons ATGGCGGACGAGGAAGCCGGGAAGGAGGGCGAGAAGAAAATCGTGCACGTTTACCCACTGGTGAAG CACTCGGACATGACCGAAGAGATGAGGATAGAGGCCATTGAACTGTCCATCACAGCCTGCGAGAAATACTCATCGAACTATGAG CACGCTGCCAAAATCATCAAGGAAAACATGGACAAGAAGTTCGGCATCTATTGGCATGTGGTTGTGGGCGAGGGCTTCGGCTTTGAGGTGTCCTACGAAACGGAGAACATTCTCTACCTGTTCTTTGCTGGCAACCTGGCCATAGTGCTGTGGAAGTGCTCCTGA
- the LOC108030062 gene encoding dynein axonemal light chain 4 isoform X2, which yields MTEEMRIEAIELSITACEKYSSNYEHAAKIIKENMDKKFGIYWHVVVGEGFGFEVSYETENILYLFFAGNLAIVLWKCS from the exons ATGACCGAAGAGATGAGGATAGAGGCCATTGAACTGTCCATCACAGCCTGCGAGAAATACTCATCGAACTATGAG CACGCTGCCAAAATCATCAAGGAAAACATGGACAAGAAGTTCGGCATCTATTGGCATGTGGTTGTGGGCGAGGGCTTCGGCTTTGAGGTGTCCTACGAAACGGAGAACATTCTCTACCTGTTCTTTGCTGGCAACCTGGCCATAGTGCTGTGGAAGTGCTCCTGA